One Deinococcus sp. LM3 genomic region harbors:
- a CDS encoding 4-(cytidine 5'-diphospho)-2-C-methyl-D-erythritol kinase, whose translation MSHVPADPAPHVTYFAPAKVNLGLSVRDLRADGYHELHSLMVPLNVGDDLDIAPADTLTLSVQGADLPADERNLVFRAARAYLDAAGQPGGAAITLHKRLPLASGLGGGSSDAATTLMALARLYPAGVDLPGLALKLGADVPFFLLGRAAVASGVGEILAPLPVPPVSLVLVNPGVEVSARDAYAWLDAEEAFTPALDTEAILAALTNGRPVPYLNALQGPVAARHAPIREALTALETAGLHSPLMSGSGSTCLALARDDAHAHDAAHALARRYPHWWVQATRTL comes from the coding sequence ATGAGCCACGTCCCCGCCGACCCTGCCCCCCACGTCACGTACTTCGCGCCGGCGAAGGTGAACCTGGGCCTGAGTGTCCGTGACCTGCGCGCCGACGGCTACCACGAGCTGCACTCGCTGATGGTGCCGCTCAACGTCGGGGACGACCTGGACATCGCCCCGGCCGACACCCTGACCCTGAGTGTGCAGGGCGCGGACCTGCCCGCCGACGAACGCAACCTGGTGTTCCGCGCCGCCCGCGCGTACCTGGACGCTGCCGGGCAGCCTGGAGGGGCGGCCATCACGCTGCACAAGCGCCTGCCGCTGGCGTCCGGGCTGGGCGGCGGCAGCAGCGACGCCGCGACCACCCTGATGGCCCTGGCGCGGCTGTACCCGGCAGGCGTGGACCTGCCGGGGCTGGCCCTGAAACTGGGCGCGGACGTGCCGTTCTTCCTGCTGGGCCGCGCCGCCGTGGCGTCCGGCGTGGGTGAGATCCTGGCCCCGCTGCCCGTGCCGCCCGTGTCGCTGGTCCTCGTGAACCCCGGCGTGGAGGTCAGCGCCCGCGACGCCTACGCCTGGCTGGACGCCGAGGAGGCCTTCACGCCCGCACTGGACACCGAGGCGATCCTGGCCGCCCTGACGAACGGCCGCCCCGTCCCGTACCTGAATGCCCTGCAGGGCCCGGTCGCCGCGCGCCACGCGCCCATCCGCGAGGCGCTGACCGCGCTGGAGACGGCCGGGCTGCACTCGCCCCTGATGAGCGGCTCGGGCAGCACCTGTCTGGCCCTGGCCCGCGACGACGCCCACGCCCACGACGCCGCGCACGCCCTGGCCCGCCGGTACCCGCACTGGTGGGTGCAGGCCACCCGCACGCTGTAA
- a CDS encoding M42 family metallopeptidase — protein MSKTRKKDRKAPSVPELRLDVLMHLSDLPGVPGQEDAVRDFVLAELEGLADEVRVDAMGNVIARRAARPPKKGEVAERVMISAHMDEIGFLVRFIDDRGFLRVQALGGFDTRNLFARNVTVHARGGALPGILTPGGKPVHIASAEERKKIPEVREFFIDLGLSADEVRAQVRVGDMVTLDQSARRVGRLVCGKAMDDRASVFLLLETLRALRGQDLRHELIAVFSTQEEVGLRGAITAAYGAQPTVGIGLDVTLAVDTPGVAPDEAVTRLGDGIGIKVFDSSMISHRALVDAFWDLAQDRGIPAQLEVLALGGTDGAAIQRSRGGVPTLTLSLPTRYVHTVVEAVHEADLRAGVDLLVAYLR, from the coding sequence ATGTCGAAAACCCGGAAGAAGGATAGGAAGGCCCCCTCCGTCCCCGAACTGCGCCTGGACGTGCTGATGCACCTGTCGGACCTGCCCGGCGTGCCCGGACAGGAGGACGCCGTGCGCGACTTCGTGCTGGCCGAACTGGAAGGACTGGCCGACGAGGTCCGCGTGGACGCCATGGGCAACGTGATCGCCCGCCGCGCCGCCCGCCCCCCGAAAAAGGGCGAGGTGGCCGAGCGCGTGATGATCAGCGCGCACATGGACGAGATCGGCTTCCTGGTGCGCTTCATCGACGACCGGGGCTTCCTGCGGGTGCAGGCGCTGGGCGGTTTCGACACCCGCAACCTGTTCGCGCGGAACGTGACCGTGCACGCGCGCGGCGGGGCGCTGCCCGGCATCCTGACGCCCGGCGGCAAGCCCGTGCACATTGCCAGCGCCGAGGAACGCAAGAAGATCCCGGAGGTCCGGGAGTTCTTCATCGACCTGGGCCTGAGTGCCGACGAGGTCCGAGCGCAGGTGCGTGTCGGGGACATGGTCACGCTGGACCAGTCGGCCCGCCGGGTCGGGCGGCTGGTGTGCGGCAAGGCCATGGACGACCGCGCCAGCGTGTTCCTGCTGCTCGAAACGCTGCGCGCCCTGCGCGGCCAGGACCTGCGACACGAGCTGATCGCGGTGTTCAGCACCCAGGAGGAGGTCGGCCTGCGCGGCGCGATCACTGCCGCGTACGGCGCGCAGCCCACGGTCGGCATCGGTCTGGACGTGACGCTGGCTGTGGACACGCCCGGCGTGGCCCCGGATGAGGCCGTGACCCGCCTCGGGGACGGCATCGGCATCAAGGTCTTCGATTCGAGCATGATCTCGCACCGCGCGCTCGTCGATGCGTTCTGGGATCTGGCGCAGGACCGGGGCATTCCCGCGCAGCTGGAGGTCCTGGCCCTGGGCGGCACGGACGGCGCGGCCATCCAGCGCAGCCGGGGCGGCGTGCCCACCCTGACCCTCAGCCTCCCCACCCGCTATGTCCACACTGTCGTGGAGGCCGTGCACGAGGCCGACCTGCGCGCCGGGGTGGACCTGCTGGTCGCCTACCTGCGCTGA
- the ispD gene encoding 2-C-methyl-D-erythritol 4-phosphate cytidylyltransferase has protein sequence MKVAALIPAAGSGTRLGLGPKAFVPVEGRTLLGRSAAALTPHVHEVLIALPAGLDLPGDVPGRAVLGGDTRQASVLALLRATDADVVLIHDAARPFLPVRVIHDLLVAVQEVGAATAALPVADTLVRADRAGDWGTLTPREGLWAVQTPQAFRRAALIAAHEAALADGHAATDDAGLIARAGQPVALVPGDARLLKVTTPGDLLLAQALARVWDAEAS, from the coding sequence GTGAAGGTCGCGGCGCTGATCCCGGCGGCGGGGTCCGGCACCCGCCTGGGCCTGGGCCCCAAGGCCTTCGTGCCGGTCGAGGGGCGCACGCTGCTGGGCCGCTCGGCCGCCGCGCTCACCCCACACGTCCATGAGGTCCTGATCGCGCTGCCCGCCGGGCTGGACCTGCCGGGCGACGTGCCGGGCCGCGCCGTGCTGGGCGGCGACACGCGGCAGGCGAGCGTGCTGGCGCTGCTGCGCGCCACGGACGCCGACGTGGTCCTGATTCACGACGCCGCGCGGCCCTTCCTGCCAGTGCGCGTGATCCACGACCTGCTGGTCGCCGTGCAGGAGGTCGGGGCGGCCACCGCCGCGCTGCCCGTGGCCGACACGCTGGTGCGCGCCGACCGGGCCGGCGACTGGGGCACCCTGACGCCCCGCGAGGGCCTGTGGGCCGTGCAGACCCCGCAGGCGTTCCGGCGCGCGGCCCTGATCGCCGCGCACGAGGCCGCGCTGGCCGACGGTCACGCCGCCACCGACGACGCCGGACTGATCGCCCGCGCGGGGCAGCCGGTGGCCCTGGTGCCCGGCGACGCCCGCCTGCTGAAGGTCACCACGCCCGGCGACCTGTTGCTCGCGCAGGCGCTGGCCCGCGTGTGGGATGCTGAGGCGTCATGA
- a CDS encoding HU family DNA-binding protein has product MAKSSKPAAKKPATRPAAKASKAPVEAAPADAGKIAKTQIIDMVADRTTLNKKQAGEAVSTLVDCVIDALRSGHSVGLPGLGTLSIAQTAARTGVKPGTSERITIPAGKKVRFKVATTLKGTL; this is encoded by the coding sequence ATGGCCAAGAGCAGCAAGCCCGCCGCGAAGAAACCCGCCACCCGTCCCGCCGCCAAGGCCTCCAAGGCGCCGGTCGAGGCTGCCCCTGCCGACGCCGGGAAGATCGCCAAGACGCAGATCATCGACATGGTCGCCGACCGCACCACCCTGAACAAGAAACAGGCGGGCGAGGCGGTCAGCACCCTGGTCGACTGCGTGATCGACGCGCTGCGCAGCGGCCACAGCGTCGGCCTGCCGGGCCTGGGAACGCTGAGCATCGCCCAGACCGCCGCCCGGACCGGCGTGAAACCCGGCACCAGCGAACGCATCACCATTCCCGCCGGGAAGAAGGTGCGCTTCAAGGTCGCCACCACCCTCAAGGGTACTCTGTAA
- a CDS encoding P-II family nitrogen regulator, with product MKLVTAVIRPERVQQVKEALFQAGISGITLSRVSGHGGEQEIVEHYRGTRVMVEFRDKVEVRMAVSEPFVQAAIDAVCRGARTGEVGDGKIFVQPLERVVRIRTGEQDAAALTPVTETRLTPA from the coding sequence ATGAAGCTAGTCACGGCTGTCATCAGGCCCGAACGGGTCCAGCAGGTCAAGGAAGCGCTGTTTCAGGCGGGCATCAGCGGCATCACCCTCTCGCGCGTCAGCGGGCACGGCGGCGAGCAGGAAATCGTCGAGCACTACCGCGGCACGCGGGTCATGGTGGAATTCCGGGACAAGGTCGAGGTCCGCATGGCCGTCAGCGAACCCTTCGTGCAGGCCGCCATCGACGCGGTGTGCCGGGGCGCCCGGACCGGCGAGGTCGGCGACGGCAAGATCTTCGTGCAGCCGCTCGAACGTGTGGTGCGCATCCGCACCGGCGAGCAGGACGCCGCCGCGCTGACCCCCGTCACCGAAACCCGCCTCACGCCCGCCTGA
- a CDS encoding UbiX family flavin prenyltransferase — MKLVVGVSGGSGIPYAHAVLRALHDLDVESHLIVSSGAKRVMTAEGSGPQLPDLTALARHVHDDRDLAAGVASGSFRTDGMLIVPCSAGTLAKVAHGFADNLLARAAHVTLKERRPLVLVLREDPLPRPALLNMLAAHDAGATVMTASAGFYHAPRSVEELLHFVTARVLDQFGLDVPGFQRWREDGA; from the coding sequence ATGAAGCTGGTGGTGGGTGTTTCCGGTGGAAGCGGCATTCCGTACGCGCACGCGGTCCTGCGCGCCCTGCACGACCTGGACGTGGAATCGCACCTGATCGTGTCCAGCGGCGCCAAGCGGGTCATGACCGCCGAGGGGAGTGGGCCGCAGTTGCCGGACCTGACGGCGCTGGCCCGGCACGTGCATGATGACCGGGACCTCGCCGCGGGCGTGGCGAGCGGGTCGTTCCGGACGGACGGCATGCTGATCGTGCCGTGCAGCGCGGGCACGCTGGCGAAGGTCGCGCACGGGTTCGCGGACAACCTGCTGGCCCGCGCGGCGCACGTGACCCTCAAGGAGCGGCGCCCGCTGGTGCTGGTGCTGCGCGAGGACCCGCTGCCGCGCCCAGCGCTGCTGAACATGCTGGCCGCGCACGACGCGGGCGCGACCGTCATGACGGCCAGCGCCGGCTTCTACCACGCCCCGCGCAGCGTGGAGGAACTGCTGCACTTCGTGACGGCGCGCGTGCTCGATCAGTTCGGGCTGGACGTGCCGGGCTTCCAGCGCTGGCGGGAGGACGGGGCATGA
- a CDS encoding HesA/MoeB/ThiF family protein: protein MTDRPIPGPPQLIGRSELRRYSRQLLVPEWLEAGAQERLRAASVLIVGAGGLGGPVALALAGAGVGRLVIADSDTVDLSNLHRQTQFTQGDVGRPKAAVTAARAQAINPFVVVATAPRLHAGNARDLLGGADLTVDATDNFETRYLIADTCAALGREWVWGAASGTSGMVSVFGPGLGLRDVFPDPGDDLSCDEAGVIGPVPAVVGNMMALEALKVLGGVGEPLRGRLWTLDALTGRTRTLALRAP, encoded by the coding sequence ATGACCGACCGACCGATTCCGGGGCCGCCTCAGCTGATCGGGCGCAGCGAACTGCGCCGGTACTCCCGGCAACTGCTGGTGCCCGAGTGGCTGGAGGCCGGCGCGCAGGAGCGCCTGCGGGCCGCGTCGGTGCTGATCGTCGGGGCGGGCGGGCTGGGCGGGCCGGTGGCGCTGGCGCTGGCCGGGGCGGGCGTGGGGCGGCTGGTGATCGCGGACAGCGACACGGTGGACCTGAGCAACCTGCATCGGCAGACGCAGTTCACGCAGGGCGACGTGGGGCGGCCCAAGGCCGCCGTGACGGCCGCGCGCGCACAGGCCATCAATCCCTTCGTGGTGGTGGCGACCGCCCCGCGTCTGCACGCCGGGAACGCCCGCGACCTGCTGGGCGGCGCAGACCTGACGGTGGACGCCACCGACAACTTCGAGACGCGGTACCTGATCGCCGATACCTGCGCGGCGCTGGGCCGCGAGTGGGTGTGGGGCGCGGCCAGCGGCACGAGCGGCATGGTCAGCGTGTTCGGCCCTGGCCTGGGCCTGCGGGACGTGTTCCCCGATCCGGGCGACGACCTGTCCTGCGACGAGGCGGGTGTGATCGGGCCGGTTCCGGCGGTGGTGGGGAACATGATGGCGCTGGAGGCCCTGAAGGTGCTGGGCGGCGTGGGCGAGCCGCTGCGCGGGCGGCTGTGGACCCTGGACGCCCTGACCGGCCGCACCCGCACGCTGGCCCTGCGCGCGCCCTGA
- a CDS encoding AAA family ATPase, translating into MLARLLGHPHVRVGDTWTDLPGSKPALLLTVLLLRSEWITRDQLAEMLFPGLPQSQARTNLRVCLSRATALPWAAGLEVQKHRLRLQVDTDVAELRRALQAGDCERVAQLYAPLLQGLSLAQLPGLAEHFEAEGRALHAECVDALTRAAARHRASGDTRGALRLLERVLSLDPLAEDTTRRALELCHDLHERERGLKLYAALRRALHDAGAEPLPATQDLAAALGRQPVRALPGTLRRADLLAGRDCEAAQLAAALPGVALMSGPAGMGKTTLLRHVLPGARYLSAQEGLQHVPYHPLLPQLRREPPSLGPYREDLARLLPDLYPDVVPAPFDPGVGQVRLLEALSRALLDGGPPLILDDAQWADDATLDWLAYAADRPGDGLVVAFRSDEPSDALRRALTHLERQATTYLHLEPLDPAALGAWLGALGGEGTPYLGGLCDWLAEHSGGTPLYALEHLRALFEAGVLRAAPGGWQLRGPLPDAGSWPPAPQLQALVQRRLARLSRPAQQVLAALSLAPDATEDTLAEVLGQPLGAVLDALDAAAAAAFLQEGRLHDLLRRAVSAALPVARRQLLHRQLAEHLSRRDPHDPALIRHWTQAGLPQRAWPARAAHAANLLGGGRVEAAAHEWRALLGELPAGHPLEAPAHLQLGRALFWQDLHVSEAHLRAALDLIEWGQHGPDDLLKLEALLALAELTVYEGRGQEAEEFLNRALTLATGPLPPALHRTLTELRVEVGFRRGQYDAARALIRAEPHPWPLLMTLDALGDFFAGHFQACAQRMTGLLDTYPVLAHQNAMEADIGLCLLLSGQPDRAREVLRRGLARTDLGPHMHALMLTHLGHAALAAGQLAEADMHLKHALTLADDLGSLTYRADILHRLSLLREQAGDRQGALDQADKAARCVREVSDPYREVYIMATHAGLLAAHGDTAQARALLDGCALQADTPPLARAAYHRARALLHHAQGDAPLTAQHTRHEEALCRTYGMTPLTALLPDVPRTFTTDPEEDRGTAAGNT; encoded by the coding sequence ATGCTCGCGCGCCTGCTGGGGCACCCGCACGTCCGTGTGGGGGATACTTGGACGGACCTGCCCGGCAGCAAGCCTGCGCTGCTGCTGACCGTCCTGCTGCTGCGCAGCGAGTGGATCACCCGCGACCAGCTGGCCGAGATGCTGTTCCCCGGCCTGCCGCAGTCGCAGGCGCGCACCAACCTGCGCGTGTGCCTATCGCGCGCCACCGCGCTGCCCTGGGCCGCCGGGCTGGAAGTCCAGAAGCACCGCCTGCGGCTGCAGGTCGACACGGACGTCGCAGAACTGCGCCGCGCGCTGCAGGCCGGGGACTGCGAGCGGGTGGCGCAGCTGTACGCGCCGCTGCTGCAGGGCCTGTCCCTGGCCCAGCTGCCCGGACTGGCCGAGCATTTCGAGGCCGAGGGCCGCGCCCTGCACGCCGAATGCGTGGACGCCCTGACCCGCGCCGCTGCGCGGCACCGCGCATCTGGGGACACCCGCGGGGCGCTTCGCCTGCTCGAACGCGTCCTGTCCCTGGACCCCCTGGCCGAGGACACCACGCGGCGCGCCCTAGAACTGTGCCACGACCTGCACGAGCGCGAGCGGGGTCTGAAGCTGTACGCCGCGCTGCGCCGCGCCCTGCACGACGCCGGGGCTGAACCACTGCCTGCCACGCAGGACCTGGCGGCCGCGCTGGGCCGGCAACCGGTGCGGGCGCTGCCCGGCACACTGCGCCGGGCAGACTTGCTGGCTGGCCGGGACTGTGAGGCGGCGCAGCTGGCGGCCGCGCTGCCCGGCGTGGCCCTGATGAGTGGTCCGGCCGGGATGGGCAAGACGACGCTGCTGCGTCACGTCCTGCCCGGCGCACGCTACCTGTCGGCGCAGGAGGGCCTGCAGCACGTACCGTACCATCCGCTGCTCCCACAGCTGCGCCGCGAGCCTCCCAGCCTTGGTCCCTACCGCGAGGATCTGGCGCGGCTGCTGCCGGACCTGTACCCGGACGTTGTGCCCGCACCGTTCGATCCGGGCGTGGGACAGGTGCGGCTGTTGGAAGCGCTGTCGCGAGCGCTGCTGGACGGCGGCCCGCCCCTGATCCTGGACGACGCGCAGTGGGCGGACGACGCCACGCTGGACTGGCTGGCCTACGCCGCGGATCGTCCCGGGGATGGCCTGGTGGTCGCGTTCCGCAGTGACGAGCCGAGCGACGCGCTACGCCGCGCCCTGACGCACCTGGAGCGGCAGGCCACCACCTACCTGCACCTGGAACCGCTGGACCCAGCGGCGCTGGGGGCGTGGCTGGGGGCACTGGGCGGGGAAGGCACGCCGTACCTGGGTGGGTTGTGTGACTGGCTGGCCGAGCACAGTGGCGGCACACCCCTGTACGCCTTGGAGCACCTGCGCGCCCTGTTCGAGGCGGGCGTGCTGCGCGCCGCGCCCGGCGGCTGGCAGCTCAGGGGCCCGCTGCCGGACGCGGGCAGCTGGCCTCCTGCGCCGCAGCTGCAGGCACTGGTGCAGCGGCGACTGGCTCGCCTGAGCCGCCCGGCGCAGCAGGTGCTGGCCGCGCTGAGCCTAGCACCGGACGCCACTGAGGACACCCTGGCCGAGGTGCTGGGGCAGCCGCTGGGTGCAGTGCTGGACGCGCTGGACGCCGCCGCCGCCGCCGCGTTCCTGCAGGAGGGGCGCCTGCATGACCTGCTGCGCCGCGCCGTGAGTGCTGCGCTGCCGGTGGCCCGGCGGCAGCTGCTGCACCGGCAACTGGCCGAGCATCTCAGCCGCCGAGATCCGCACGATCCGGCGCTGATACGCCACTGGACGCAGGCGGGGCTGCCCCAGCGCGCCTGGCCCGCGCGGGCCGCGCACGCCGCGAACCTGCTGGGCGGCGGCCGGGTGGAGGCCGCCGCGCACGAGTGGCGCGCGCTGCTGGGTGAACTGCCCGCCGGGCACCCGCTGGAAGCCCCGGCGCACCTACAGCTGGGCCGGGCGCTTTTCTGGCAGGACCTGCACGTCAGCGAGGCGCACCTACGGGCCGCGCTGGACCTGATCGAGTGGGGGCAGCACGGCCCGGACGACCTGCTGAAACTGGAGGCGCTGCTGGCCCTGGCGGAACTGACTGTGTACGAGGGGCGCGGGCAGGAGGCCGAGGAGTTCCTGAACCGCGCTCTGACCCTGGCAACCGGCCCACTGCCCCCTGCGCTGCACCGCACCCTGACCGAACTGCGGGTCGAGGTGGGCTTCCGGCGCGGACAGTACGACGCGGCGCGCGCCCTGATCCGCGCCGAGCCGCACCCCTGGCCGCTCCTGATGACCCTGGACGCGCTGGGGGACTTCTTCGCCGGGCACTTCCAGGCGTGCGCGCAACGCATGACCGGGCTGCTGGACACGTACCCAGTCCTAGCGCACCAGAACGCCATGGAGGCCGACATAGGCCTTTGCCTCCTGCTGAGCGGGCAGCCTGACCGGGCGCGCGAGGTCCTACGGCGTGGGCTGGCCCGCACGGACCTGGGGCCGCACATGCACGCGCTGATGCTCACGCACCTGGGACACGCGGCGCTCGCAGCCGGTCAGCTGGCCGAGGCCGACATGCACCTGAAACACGCGCTGACCCTGGCGGACGACCTAGGATCCCTGACCTACCGGGCAGACATCCTGCACCGCCTGAGCCTGCTGCGCGAGCAGGCCGGTGACCGGCAGGGCGCTCTGGACCAGGCCGATAAGGCGGCGCGCTGCGTGCGCGAGGTCAGCGACCCGTACCGGGAGGTGTACATCATGGCGACCCATGCGGGCCTGCTGGCCGCGCACGGCGACACGGCCCAGGCGCGGGCGCTGCTGGACGGCTGCGCGCTCCAGGCGGATACGCCTCCCCTGGCCCGCGCAGCCTACCACCGCGCCCGGGCACTCCTGCATCATGCGCAGGGCGACGCTCCACTGACCGCCCAGCACACCCGGCACGAGGAAGCCCTGTGCCGGACGTATGGAATGACGCCGCTGACCGCGCTGCTCCCTGACGTGCCCCGGACCTTTACGACAGATCCCGAGGAGGACCGGGGAACAGCAGCCGGGAACACGTGA
- a CDS encoding glycerol-3-phosphate acyltransferase, whose product MPALILLTSYLLGSLVSGVLYSRARGADIRGRDLPGASGTYRQYGAAAAVLVTAGDLLRGALAALTAQWAAPELGWLAALGVVLGHCYPVFFRFRGGAGIVPLIGVLLVTAPLTLLLTLGVAALVIPAYRAWGQRRVGLNAVPFAAAVAVPLGLLFAARYGGLPELLAGGAVMAARSLHLLRQGGPA is encoded by the coding sequence ATGCCCGCCCTGATCCTGCTGACCTCCTACCTGCTGGGTTCACTGGTGTCGGGCGTGCTGTACTCGCGCGCGCGGGGCGCGGACATCCGGGGGCGCGACCTGCCCGGCGCGAGCGGCACGTACCGGCAGTACGGCGCGGCCGCCGCCGTCCTGGTGACGGCCGGGGACCTGCTGCGCGGCGCGCTGGCCGCCCTGACCGCGCAGTGGGCCGCGCCGGAACTGGGCTGGCTGGCGGCGCTGGGCGTGGTGCTGGGCCACTGCTACCCGGTGTTCTTCCGGTTCCGGGGTGGGGCGGGCATCGTGCCGCTGATCGGCGTGCTGCTGGTCACGGCCCCGCTGACGCTGCTGCTGACGCTGGGCGTGGCGGCGCTGGTGATTCCCGCGTACCGCGCCTGGGGGCAGCGGCGGGTGGGTCTGAACGCCGTGCCGTTCGCGGCGGCGGTGGCCGTGCCGCTGGGCCTGCTGTTCGCGGCGCGCTACGGGGGCCTGCCGGAACTGCTGGCCGGCGGGGCGGTCATGGCGGCGCGCAGCCTGCACCTGCTGCGCCAGGGAGGCCCGGCATGA
- a CDS encoding DUF4126 domain-containing protein, giving the protein MELLSGLLSSLGLSGAAGLNAFVPLLLVGVLSRFGVLGLNEPFDLLGNTWVLVGIGVLGLLDFVGDKIPGVDHALHLLGGVVNTAAGAVLFAAQTGVADVPPVLSMALGVIVAGGVHATRAAVRPVATATTGGLGNPVVSGVEDGTSVLLSVLAVFAPVVGAVVLAVVAVLGVRFWLRLRPRRLV; this is encoded by the coding sequence ATGGAACTGCTCTCCGGTCTGCTGTCCTCGCTGGGCCTGTCGGGCGCGGCGGGCCTGAACGCCTTCGTGCCGCTGCTGCTGGTGGGGGTGCTGTCCCGCTTCGGGGTGCTGGGCCTGAACGAACCTTTCGATCTGCTGGGCAACACCTGGGTGCTGGTGGGCATCGGCGTGCTGGGCCTGCTGGATTTCGTGGGCGACAAGATTCCGGGTGTGGATCACGCGCTGCACCTGCTGGGCGGCGTGGTGAACACGGCAGCGGGCGCGGTGCTGTTCGCGGCGCAGACCGGCGTGGCCGACGTGCCCCCGGTCCTGAGCATGGCGCTGGGCGTGATCGTGGCGGGCGGCGTGCACGCCACGCGCGCGGCGGTCCGGCCGGTGGCGACCGCCACGACCGGCGGGCTGGGCAACCCGGTCGTCAGCGGGGTCGAGGACGGCACGAGCGTGCTGCTCAGCGTGCTGGCGGTGTTCGCGCCGGTCGTGGGTGCCGTGGTGCTGGCCGTGGTGGCGGTGCTGGGCGTGCGGTTCTGGCTGCGGCTGCGGCCCCGCCGACTGGTGTAG
- the pth gene encoding aminoacyl-tRNA hydrolase: MKLVVGLGNPGSGYAQTRHNVGWLVVDEVARRAGATWRKEGKDTEVAEVRLGPGAGEKVLLVKPLTFMNASGRAVAPLMSFYKLEGTDLLVAQDDLDSPFGLLKVRMGGRHGGQNGVRDIIRLLGHEAFARLKIGISRPPAGWAVPDWVLSRWRDEEKNDLSELVRLGANAVEVWAASGLAEAQGQFNGTDLRPPPPPKLAPPKAASASVPSAGTAPVSAPGGAGHTGGHVENPEEG, translated from the coding sequence GTGAAACTGGTGGTGGGCCTGGGCAATCCGGGCAGTGGGTACGCGCAGACGCGGCATAACGTGGGCTGGCTGGTCGTCGACGAGGTCGCCCGCCGCGCCGGGGCGACGTGGCGAAAGGAAGGCAAGGACACCGAGGTGGCCGAGGTGCGCCTGGGGCCGGGGGCGGGCGAGAAGGTGCTGCTGGTCAAACCGCTGACGTTCATGAACGCGTCGGGCCGGGCGGTCGCGCCGCTGATGTCGTTCTACAAACTGGAGGGCACGGACCTGCTGGTCGCGCAGGACGACCTGGACAGCCCCTTCGGGTTGCTGAAAGTGCGGATGGGTGGGCGGCACGGCGGGCAGAACGGCGTGCGCGACATCATCCGGCTGCTGGGGCACGAGGCGTTCGCGCGCCTGAAGATCGGCATCTCGCGCCCCCCGGCGGGCTGGGCGGTGCCGGACTGGGTGCTGAGCCGCTGGCGCGACGAGGAGAAGAACGACCTGAGCGAACTGGTGCGGCTGGGCGCGAACGCCGTGGAGGTCTGGGCGGCGTCCGGGCTGGCCGAGGCGCAGGGGCAGTTCAACGGCACGGACCTGCGCCCGCCGCCACCTCCGAAACTGGCACCCCCGAAAGCAGCGTCTGCGTCCGTCCCGTCAGCGGGGACCGCGCCGGTCAGCGCGCCGGGCGGGGCGGGGCATACTGGCGGGCATGTCGAAAACCCGGAAGAAGGATAG